The following proteins come from a genomic window of Venturia canescens isolate UGA chromosome 4, ASM1945775v1, whole genome shotgun sequence:
- the LOC122409801 gene encoding poly(ADP-ribose) glycohydrolase-like, whose translation MAQLSCLNLDEDESPDIFSDQETVNSSEATILDESNSMSIGLEEPELTDDSPEWKGISMDEIYKGMGPYGYQQHPPIAHSEFHTVLFLLPVTGRGVPKAYPSHRAEKWNIGYVRMPYSSHSLYPIERANGTREFRLRWEVIQEKMLQSFVSTAQFESAVLSYNNKYAQRWDFCALHHFFTEVVEEEEANHFFTSLLPKIIQLALQLPALVTGPIPLLKQHTNCCISFSQLQVASLLANAFLCTFPRRNSTNPQSEYASYPYINFNRLFSAYKADKPNRSNAVMEKLKCLFHYFRRVTSKAPGGTITLERRYIPKEDCPKWDQLDAKLPSLHITSKGTIETEGAGLLQVDFANKFVGGGVLNWGCVQEEIRFVICPELMVTMLVTEALDDTEALVISGIERYSKYDGYSNNFTWTGDYVDETPRDNSGRKRTSVVAIDALYFKQPNAQFSKENILRELNKAYVGFSSTEIDQENLPAIATGNWGCGAFRGNPKLKVLLQLMAAAVAGRSMVYFTFGDTNLRDSVADMYWHLVQRNIDLAQLFSLLSQYEKAPSSVRSDFYHFLYNRSRMKTLTTYFTATNKDSETEESIRTKENLIKDAKKKNDFYRWPSGSQTTEEEDRIFDMLEKSANNDLMEQVDSNKVEECARDLAKHKNETSIETKKMMENYDKNLTEQEKKKSLWEAMKDRESRRISGIRRTGGLNLIAKNKTIRVMEDKPVENGSQFSEMPKSPQAAVEKTPDKNLRSSSSSSITNSRVIKKSSPGGRRNQPKIVDFFPRKIS comes from the exons ATGGCGCAACTAAGTTGTTTGAATCTCGATGAGGATGAGTCGCCTGACATTTTCTCTGACCAAGAAACTGTCAATTCGTCTGAGGCTACGATTCTTGACGAAT CGAATTCAATGTCCATTGGACTAGAAGAACCAGAATTAACGGATGACTCCCCTGAATGGAAGGGGATAAGTATGGATGAGATTTACAAAGGCATGGGACCTTACGGATATCAACAACATCCCCCAATCGCTCATTCTGAATTTCACACTGTTTTATTtttg CTTCCTGTAACTGGCCGAGGAGTACCAAAAGCTTATCCATCTCACAGAGCGGAAAAATGGAATATTGGATATGTTCGAATGCCTTATTCATCGCACAGTCTCTACCCCATAGAACGAGCTAATGGAACTCGCGAATTTCGTCTCAGATGGGAAGTTATACAGGAAAAAATGCTCCAGAGTTTTGTATCAACTGCCCAATTCGAGTCGGCTGTTTTGTCATATAATAATAAGTATGCTCAGCGTTGGGACTTTTGTGCCCTCCATCATTTCTTCACGGAG GTtgtggaggaagaagaagcaaaccatttttttacttcattgttaccgaaaattattcaactggCACTTCAACTACCTGCCTTGGTAACCGGTCCCATACCTCTTTTGAAACAGCATACAAATTGCTGCATAAGTTTCAGTCAACTACAAGTTGCTTCGCTCCTTGCCAATGCGTTCCTTTGTACATTTCCACGTCGTAACTCAACAAATCCGCAATCGGAATATGCGTCCTATCCTTACATCAATTTTAACAG GCTGTTTTCGGCTTACAAAGCCGATAAACCCAATAGATCAAATGCGGTCATGGAGAAACTGAAATGTCTCTTTCATTATTTCCGACGAGTGACCTCTAAAG CTCCAGGAGGCACGATAACGCTGGAACGACGTTACATACCTAAAGAAGATTGTCCAAAATGGGATCAGCTGGATGCAAAACTTCCTTCGCTTCATATAACGAGCAAGGGTACGATTGAGACCGAGGGTGCAGGCTTACTACAAGTGGATTTTGCAAACAA ATTCGTGGGTGGCGGCGTTCTAAATTGGGGATGCGTTCAAGAAGAGATAAGATTCGTAATTTGCCCCGAACTTATGGTTACGATGCTCGTTACCGAAGCCCTTGACGATACTGAAGCTCTTGTCATCAGTGGTATCGAACGTTACAGCAAATACGACGGTTACAGCAACAATTTCACTTGGACTGGAGACTACGTCGACGAAACACCTCGTGACAATAGCGGCAGAAAAAGGACTTCCGTCGTTGCTATAGACGCTCTGTATTTCAAGCAACCAAACGCTCAATTCAGCAAGGAGAATATTCTGCGGGAACTGAATaag GCGTATGTGGGATTTAGTTCCACGGAAATAGATCAAGAAAATTTGCCGGCGATAGCAACTGGAAATTGGGGTTGTGGAGCCTTCAGAGGGAATccgaaattgaaagttttgCTGCAATTAATGGCAGCAGCGGTCGCCGGCCGTTCAATGGTTTATTTTACGTTCGGTGATACGAATTTGCGAGACAGTGTGGCTGATATGTATTGGCATCTTGTTCAACGTAATATAGATCTGG ctcaattattttctttgcTATCGCAATACGAGAAAGCTCCATCGAGTGTGCGTTCGGATTTTTACCATTTCTTATATAACAGAAGTAGAATGAAAACTCTCACAACTTACTTCACCGCGACAAACAAAGATTCAGAGACGGAAGAGTCGATTCGTACGAAAGAAAACTTGATAaaagatgcaaaaaaaaagaacgactTCTATCGATGGCCGAGCGGTAGTCAGACGACTGAAGAGGAGGACAGAATTTTCGACATGTTAGAAAAATCAGCAAACAATGATTTAATGGAACAGGTCGATTCGAACAAGGTCGAAGAGTGTGCCAGGGATCTCGCAAAACATAAGAATGAGAcatcgatcgaaacaaaaaagatgatggaaaattatgataaaaacttgacggaacaagaaaaaaagaaatcactTTGGGAAGCGATGAAGGATCGAGAGTCGAGAAGAATTAGTGGGATTCGAAGAACTGGCGGACTTAATCTAAtcgcgaaaaataaaacgattcgtgtGATGGAAGATAAGCCGGTAGAAAATGGTTCGCAATTCTCCGAGATGCCGAAGAGTCCGCAAGCAGCTGTCGAGAAAACTCCTGACAAAAATTTACgctcgtcgtcatcgtcctcAATTACAAACTCCagagttataaaaaaaagtagtcCTGGTGGTAGAAGAAATCAACCCAAAATAGTAGACTTCTTTCCTCGAAAGATCTCGTAA
- the LOC122409814 gene encoding aurora kinase C-like, which produces MAPVNGIFNMPDNVPAKYAEDVAKTLCSMEAHVDARGGVEADYTWTRDDFNIGAPLGRGKFGRVYLTKEKTSNYIVALKTLYKVELVKGRVEKQVMREIEIQSHLRHPNILQLFTYFHDEKLIYLVLEFAAGGELYKVMKRQPGERFNQHLSAKYTYQVADALDYCHKNDVIHRDIKPENLLLDNQGNIKLADFGWSVHAPSSKRNTLCGTLDYLPPEMVTGQTYDIYVDHWCLGILCYEFLVGKPPFLSDSQQETYTRIKTLNMQWPSVIKPGAKDLISKLIKRRGSDRISLSEVKKHYWIVENKDNK; this is translated from the exons ATGGCGCCGGTCAACGGAATTTTTAATATGCCGGATAATGTTCCGGCTAAATATGCTGAAGACGTCGCTAAAACTCTTTGTTCTATGGAAGCCCATGTCGATGCTCGAGGCGGCGT TGAAGCCGATTACACCTGGACGAGAGATGATTTTAATATCGGAGCGCCCCTTGGCAGAGGAAAGTTTGGTAGAGTTTATTTGACTAAAGAGAAAACTTCTAACTACATTGTAGCTCTGAAGACCCTCTACAAGGTTGAACTTGTAAAAGGAAGAGTGGAAAAACAAGTTATgagagaaattgaaattcagtcTCATCTTCGTCATCCTAACATTCTCCAATTATTTACCTACTTTCACGATGAAAAGCTGATCTACTTAGTTCTGGAATTTGCGGCTGGGGGTGAACTCTATAAAGTAATGAAACGTCAGCCTGGGGAAAGATTCAACCAACACTT GTCTGCTAAATACACGTATCAAGTAGCCGATGCTCTTGATTACTGCCACAAAAACGATGTAATACACAGAGACATAAAACCAGAAAATTTACTATTGGATAATCAAGGAAACATCAAACTAGCCGATTTTGGCTGGTCCGTTCATGCTCCTTCTTCCAA acgcAACACACTTTGTGGTACTCTGGATTATTTACCTCCGGAAATGGTGACCGGACAAACGTACGACATTTATGTAGATCATTGGTGTCTTGGGATTTTGTGTTACGAATTCCTCGTCGGTAAACCACCATTCCTGAGCGACTCGCAGCAAGAAACTTATACGAgaataaaaactttgaatATGCAATGGCCTTCTGTGATAAAACCGGGCGCCAAGGATCTTATATCAAAA ttgATAAAACGTCGTGGTTCAGATCGAATTTCTCTATCGGAGGTGAAGAAACATTACTGGATCGTAGAAAATAAGGACAACAAATGA